One window of the Mycobacterium sp. SVM_VP21 genome contains the following:
- a CDS encoding class I SAM-dependent methyltransferase yields the protein MPVIDARHLDGISETALLTLYQRAAEAKRPDGVIDDPMAIELLDSLDYDYADFGRTHQATAMRALVFDQATREYLAEHPRATVVALAEGLQTSFWRVDNGQLSWLSVDLEPIVALRQRSLPVSDRLRYCAQSALDYSWMDEVDDSAGVLITAEGLLQYLDREAVFALLAACAERFPGGRMIFDSVPRLLSAYSRSRHGIKLSDNYTAPPMPFWFTAKDYDELRAVPGVRAVSELGVPPGRGKVLGRALSLVYRSNSLRRFRAPTNLVEFG from the coding sequence GTGCCAGTCATTGACGCGCGTCATCTCGATGGGATCTCGGAGACCGCGTTACTCACGTTGTATCAGCGGGCCGCCGAGGCGAAGCGGCCGGACGGGGTGATCGATGACCCGATGGCGATCGAGTTGCTCGATAGCCTTGATTACGATTACGCCGACTTCGGCAGGACGCACCAGGCCACTGCGATGCGGGCTCTGGTGTTCGACCAGGCCACCCGGGAGTACTTGGCGGAGCATCCGCGCGCGACCGTGGTCGCTCTTGCCGAGGGTTTGCAGACCAGCTTCTGGCGGGTCGACAACGGCCAGTTGAGTTGGCTTTCGGTGGATTTGGAACCCATCGTTGCACTGCGTCAGCGGTCACTGCCGGTATCCGATCGGCTGCGGTACTGTGCCCAGTCGGCACTCGACTACTCGTGGATGGACGAGGTCGACGACTCCGCTGGGGTGTTGATCACTGCCGAGGGGTTGCTGCAGTATCTGGATCGCGAAGCGGTGTTCGCTCTTCTCGCCGCCTGCGCGGAGCGGTTTCCCGGCGGCCGGATGATCTTCGACAGCGTCCCGAGGTTGTTGAGTGCCTACTCACGCTCGCGACACGGTATCAAGTTGAGCGACAACTACACCGCGCCGCCCATGCCGTTCTGGTTCACGGCGAAGGACTACGACGAGCTGCGTGCGGTGCCCGGCGTTCGTGCCGTCTCTGAGCTGGGCGTACCGCCTGGGCGAGGCAAGGTGCTCGGCAGGGCTCTTTCGCTGGTCTACCGGTCCAATAGCCTGAGGCGATTCCGGGCGCCGACCAACCTCGTCGAATTCGGCTGA
- the gjpA gene encoding outer membrane porin GjpA, translating into MQLTASIDPFGPWVDVFNTTVANGSQVFDAIKDSLAGFATTLEGQFAAATFVGVDVATPEGTELAAQTLDWNHLWGLQYLAGMDFGMGIPQIDPVEPAATMLTLLSSPLSGVLMGLIGPLVSPGVELINSIGSIIDSIGGGDFEAVLQELLAAPANVVGSFFNGATLNLDALVPMLNELLQVPEGNAVLGASFAFGGLLTPGETDAGNVGGSLYNSLGLDLQMEGMGMPYSAPGEGVGLIASLVNLVDMFAAGTD; encoded by the coding sequence GTGCAGCTCACCGCGTCGATCGACCCGTTCGGTCCCTGGGTGGATGTCTTCAACACGACCGTGGCTAACGGGTCGCAGGTCTTTGACGCAATCAAAGACTCGCTCGCCGGGTTTGCCACCACCCTAGAGGGCCAGTTCGCGGCGGCGACGTTCGTCGGTGTGGACGTGGCAACGCCCGAGGGCACCGAGTTGGCGGCGCAGACACTCGACTGGAACCACCTGTGGGGCCTTCAGTATTTGGCGGGAATGGACTTCGGAATGGGGATCCCGCAGATCGATCCGGTCGAGCCGGCAGCCACCATGCTGACGTTGTTGTCATCGCCACTTTCTGGCGTTCTGATGGGGCTGATCGGCCCGCTGGTCAGCCCCGGAGTAGAGCTGATCAACAGCATCGGGTCGATCATCGACAGCATCGGTGGCGGAGACTTCGAGGCGGTACTGCAAGAACTGCTGGCAGCACCTGCCAACGTCGTCGGATCGTTCTTCAACGGTGCCACCTTGAACCTGGATGCGTTGGTGCCCATGTTGAATGAACTCCTGCAGGTTCCAGAGGGCAACGCGGTTCTCGGTGCCAGCTTCGCCTTTGGCGGTCTTCTCACGCCCGGAGAGACAGATGCCGGCAACGTCGGCGGTTCGCTGTACAACTCGCTTGGTCTCGACCTGCAGATGGAGGGGATGGGCATGCCCTACTCGGCGCCGGGCGAGGGTGTCGGTCTCATCGCTTCGCTGGTCAATCTCGTGGATATGTTTGCGGCCGGGACGGACTGA